The Xanthomonas sp. CFBP 8443 genome has a window encoding:
- a CDS encoding glycoside hydrolase family 125 protein has product MPSRRDVLQLLGTTAGAGLLATAVPGFAAASSASATTLPSKRPPPAKRHFVSAAVEKHLRTVKADIGDPRLAWLFENCYPNTLDTTVRTGTRNGKPDTFVITGDIEALWLRDSSAQVHPYIPLAKRDPALRRMFHGLIQRQAACIQLDPYANAFLPDGTSQRLKWSVADITEMKPGVGERKWEIDSLCYPIRLAHEYWRASGDTAPFDDDWRAAMHVVVRTFREQQRLHDRGPYSFQRPSPLATETLVLEGYGQPTKPNGMIHSMFRPSDDACVYPLFVPANLFAVASLRQLATMSETLHRDAALAAECRALADEVETATRKFGQMRDTDGQAFWAYEVDGYGNQLFIDDANAPGLLSLAYLGCCDRRDPLFLRTRQLAWSERNPYFYQGRAATGVGSPHSGMGTIWPMAIMQYALASDDDAQIRQCLAWLKNTDAGTGFMHEAFDKDDPSKFTRDWFAWANTLFGELIIDLHQRKPHLLKA; this is encoded by the coding sequence ATGCCCTCCCGCCGCGATGTTCTCCAGTTGCTCGGCACCACCGCCGGCGCCGGCCTGCTCGCCACCGCCGTGCCCGGCTTCGCCGCCGCGTCCAGCGCCTCGGCGACCACGCTGCCCAGCAAGCGCCCGCCGCCGGCGAAACGCCACTTCGTCAGCGCCGCGGTGGAAAAGCACCTGCGCACGGTCAAGGCCGACATCGGCGACCCGCGCCTGGCCTGGCTGTTCGAGAACTGCTACCCGAACACCCTCGACACCACCGTGCGCACCGGCACCCGCAACGGCAAGCCGGACACCTTCGTCATCACCGGCGACATCGAGGCGCTGTGGCTGCGCGATTCCTCCGCGCAGGTGCATCCGTACATCCCGCTCGCCAAGCGCGACCCGGCGCTGCGGCGCATGTTCCATGGCCTGATCCAGCGCCAGGCCGCCTGCATCCAGCTCGACCCCTACGCCAATGCGTTCCTGCCCGACGGCACCAGCCAGCGCCTGAAATGGTCGGTGGCCGACATCACCGAGATGAAGCCCGGCGTCGGCGAGCGCAAATGGGAAATCGATTCGCTGTGCTATCCGATCCGGCTCGCGCACGAGTACTGGCGCGCCAGCGGCGACACCGCCCCGTTCGACGACGACTGGCGCGCGGCGATGCACGTGGTGGTCAGGACCTTCCGCGAACAGCAGCGCCTGCACGACCGCGGCCCCTACAGCTTCCAACGCCCCTCGCCGCTGGCCACCGAGACCCTGGTGCTGGAAGGCTACGGCCAGCCGACCAAGCCCAACGGCATGATCCATTCGATGTTCCGCCCGTCCGACGATGCCTGCGTGTATCCGCTGTTCGTGCCGGCCAATCTGTTCGCGGTAGCCTCGCTGCGCCAGCTGGCGACGATGAGCGAGACGCTGCACCGCGATGCCGCCCTCGCCGCCGAGTGCCGCGCGCTGGCCGACGAAGTGGAGACCGCCACGCGTAAGTTCGGGCAGATGCGCGATACCGACGGCCAGGCGTTCTGGGCCTACGAAGTGGACGGCTACGGCAACCAGCTGTTCATCGACGACGCCAACGCGCCGGGCCTGCTGAGCCTGGCCTACCTGGGCTGCTGCGATCGCCGCGACCCGCTGTTCCTGCGCACCCGCCAGCTGGCGTGGAGCGAGCGCAACCCGTATTTCTACCAGGGCCGCGCCGCCACCGGCGTGGGCAGCCCGCACAGCGGCATGGGCACGATCTGGCCGATGGCGATCATGCAATACGCGCTGGCCAGCGACGACGACGCGCAGATCCGCCAATGCCTGGCCTGGCTGAAGAACACCGACGCCGGCACCGGCTTCATGCACGAAGCCTTCGACAAGGACGACCCGAGCAAATTCACCCGCGACTGGTTCGCCTGGGCCAACACCTTGTTCGGCGAACTGATCATCGACCTGCACCAACGCAAGCCGCATCTGCTGAAAGCCTGA
- a CDS encoding GH92 family glycosyl hydrolase, which produces MATRRGFLQGAIALALFGSSGIARLAQARAGSYALPADARAKAALTRHVDVFIGTGGHGHTFPGATLPFGMVQLSPDTYNAVWDSCSGYHESDGSIMGFSHTHLSGTGIGDMLDFLVVPATGDVKLVPGTLEDPDAGYRSRYDHADEAASPGYYRVRLKDSGVHAELTATARAGLHRYHFPKGKPAHLLLDLCHGMQDKPEIATRVSDAQLRIVDASTLTGGRRVYQWAKGRYIYFAMRLSRPFANAQLYAEDQPLAAAARQADGTHLKVALHYPDASDAPLLAKVGISAVSAENALANLDAELPDFDFARVHAAAVAAWEKELARVRIDTDDDAQRRIFYTGLYHSLLAPTLFSDTDGRYRGMDLQVHQAPAGYHNYSTYSLWDTYRALHPLLTLVQPERVPDLVQCLVRGANECPDGVGIWPLQGVETGCMIGYHSAVVLAEAHAKGFTGIDYAAAWPAYRKRAMDDTKHGLGEYRKLGYIPSDTVDEAVSRTLEYAYDDWAVAHLAQAAGAAKDASALRERSRNYRNVFNRASGFVQPRLSNGDWAAPFDPRAMGHIAKWRDFTESNAWQATFLNQHDLYGYMELFGGRDGFVAKLDELFSTSSELPADAPPDIDGLVGQYAHGNEPSHHVAYLFAYAGQPYKTQAMVRRLLREQYHDARNGLSGNEDCGQMSAWMVLSALGFYAVDPVSATYVLGSPLFKRADVDVGNGRTLSIVAHGNSATNVYIQRARWNGKPYTRSWLRHADLAAGGTLELEMGPKPNPAFGAAKEDLPPSFV; this is translated from the coding sequence ATGGCCACACGACGCGGTTTCCTGCAGGGCGCCATCGCCCTGGCCCTGTTCGGCAGCAGCGGCATCGCCCGCCTGGCGCAGGCGCGCGCCGGCAGCTACGCGCTGCCCGCCGACGCGCGCGCCAAGGCCGCGCTCACCCGCCACGTCGATGTGTTCATCGGCACCGGCGGCCACGGCCACACCTTTCCCGGCGCCACGCTGCCGTTCGGCATGGTGCAACTGAGCCCGGACACCTACAACGCGGTGTGGGATTCGTGCTCCGGCTACCACGAGTCCGACGGCTCGATCATGGGCTTCTCGCACACCCATCTGTCCGGCACCGGCATCGGCGACATGCTCGATTTCCTGGTGGTCCCCGCCACCGGCGACGTCAAGCTGGTGCCAGGCACGCTGGAAGATCCCGACGCCGGCTACCGCTCGCGCTACGACCATGCCGACGAAGCCGCCTCGCCCGGCTACTACCGCGTGCGCCTGAAGGACAGCGGCGTGCACGCCGAGCTAACCGCCACCGCGCGCGCCGGCCTGCACCGCTACCACTTCCCCAAGGGCAAGCCGGCGCACCTGCTGCTGGACCTGTGCCACGGCATGCAGGACAAGCCCGAGATCGCCACCCGGGTCAGCGACGCGCAACTGCGCATCGTCGACGCCAGCACCCTCACCGGCGGGCGCCGCGTGTACCAATGGGCGAAGGGCCGCTACATTTACTTTGCGATGCGCCTGTCGCGTCCATTCGCCAACGCGCAGCTCTACGCCGAAGACCAGCCGCTGGCCGCCGCCGCGCGCCAGGCCGACGGCACCCACCTGAAGGTGGCGCTGCACTATCCCGACGCGTCCGACGCGCCGCTGCTGGCCAAGGTCGGCATCTCCGCGGTCAGCGCCGAGAACGCGCTGGCCAACCTCGACGCCGAACTGCCCGACTTCGATTTCGCGCGCGTGCACGCCGCCGCGGTGGCCGCATGGGAGAAGGAACTGGCGCGGGTGCGCATCGACACCGATGACGACGCGCAACGCCGCATCTTCTACACCGGCCTGTACCACAGCCTGCTCGCGCCGACCCTGTTCAGCGACACCGACGGCCGCTATCGCGGCATGGACCTGCAGGTGCACCAGGCGCCCGCCGGCTACCACAACTACAGCACCTACTCGCTGTGGGACACCTACCGCGCGCTGCATCCGTTGCTGACCCTGGTGCAGCCCGAACGCGTGCCCGACCTGGTGCAGTGCCTGGTGCGCGGCGCCAACGAATGCCCGGACGGCGTCGGCATCTGGCCGCTGCAGGGCGTGGAGACCGGCTGCATGATCGGCTACCACTCCGCCGTGGTGCTGGCCGAAGCGCACGCCAAGGGCTTCACCGGCATCGACTACGCCGCCGCCTGGCCGGCCTACCGCAAGCGCGCGATGGACGACACCAAGCATGGCCTGGGCGAGTACCGCAAGCTCGGCTACATTCCCAGCGACACGGTGGACGAAGCGGTCAGCCGCACCCTTGAATACGCCTACGACGACTGGGCGGTGGCGCACCTGGCGCAGGCCGCCGGCGCCGCCAAGGACGCAAGCGCCTTGCGCGAACGCTCGCGCAACTACCGCAACGTGTTCAACCGCGCCAGCGGCTTCGTGCAGCCGCGGCTGAGCAACGGCGACTGGGCCGCCCCGTTCGATCCACGCGCGATGGGCCACATCGCCAAATGGCGCGACTTCACCGAATCCAACGCCTGGCAGGCCACCTTCCTCAACCAGCACGACCTGTACGGCTACATGGAACTGTTCGGCGGCCGCGACGGTTTCGTCGCCAAGCTCGACGAACTGTTCTCCACCAGCTCCGAACTGCCGGCCGACGCCCCGCCGGACATCGACGGCCTGGTCGGCCAGTACGCGCACGGCAACGAACCCAGCCACCACGTCGCCTACCTGTTCGCCTACGCCGGGCAACCGTACAAGACCCAGGCGATGGTGCGGCGGCTGCTGCGCGAGCAATACCACGACGCGCGCAACGGCCTGTCCGGCAACGAGGACTGCGGGCAGATGAGCGCCTGGATGGTGCTCAGCGCCCTGGGCTTCTACGCCGTGGACCCGGTCAGCGCCACCTACGTGCTCGGCAGCCCGCTGTTCAAGCGCGCCGACGTCGACGTCGGCAACGGCCGCACCCTCAGCATCGTCGCCCACGGCAACAGCGCCACCAACGTCTACATCCAGCGCGCCCGCTGGAACGGCAAGCCGTACACGCGCAGCTGGCTGCGCCACGCCGACCTCGCCGCCGGCGGCACCCTGGAACTGGAGATGGGCCCGAAGCCGAATCCCGCCTTCGGCGCCGCCAAGGAAGACCTGCCGCCGTCGTTTGTTTGA
- a CDS encoding beta-galactosidase family protein, with translation MLRHSLSALALSLLLSLPAFAQPTHATTPWPAFTTQGEHFTRDGKPYQIISGAIHFQRIPRAYWKDRLQKARAMGLNTVETYVFWNLVEPRQGRFDFSGNNDVAAFIDEAAAQGLNVILRPGPYVCAEWEAGGYPAWLFAEPGMRVRSQDPRFLAASQAYLDAVAAQVKPKLNRNGGPIIAVQVENEYGSYNDDHAYMQANRAMFVKAGFDQALLFTSDGADVLANGTLPDTLAVVNFAPGEAKSAFDALAKFRPGQPQMVGEYWAGWFDQWGAKHAATDGAKQASEFEWILRQGHSANLYMFVGGTSFGFMNGANFQKNASDHYAPQTTSYDYDAVLDEAGRPTPKFALFRDAIARVTGVQPPALPKPIRFAELPATPLRESASLWDNLPAPAATTDTPQPMERFGQAYGYILYRTTVTGPRKGSLYLGDVRDYARVYVDRQLAGSAERRLQQVAVDVDIPAGPHTIDVLVENGGRINYGAHLADGRAGLVDPVLLDGKPLTGWQTFPLPMDDPSKLTGWTTAKVDGPAFHRGTVKIGTPTDTFLDMQAFGKGFAWANGHNLGRHWNIGPQRALYFPAPMQRKGENSVIVFDLDSAANARVRGVKGQVWSTPGN, from the coding sequence ATGCTGCGCCACTCCCTGTCCGCCCTTGCCCTGTCGCTCCTGCTCTCCCTACCGGCATTCGCACAGCCGACGCACGCAACCACGCCCTGGCCCGCCTTCACCACCCAAGGCGAGCACTTCACCCGCGACGGCAAGCCCTACCAGATCATTTCCGGTGCCATCCACTTCCAGCGCATCCCGCGCGCCTACTGGAAGGACCGCCTGCAGAAAGCGCGCGCCATGGGCCTGAACACCGTGGAGACCTACGTGTTCTGGAACCTGGTCGAACCGCGCCAAGGCCGGTTCGACTTCAGCGGCAACAACGACGTCGCCGCCTTCATCGACGAAGCCGCCGCGCAGGGCCTGAACGTGATCCTGCGCCCCGGCCCCTACGTCTGCGCCGAATGGGAAGCCGGCGGCTACCCCGCCTGGCTGTTCGCCGAACCGGGCATGCGCGTGCGCAGCCAGGACCCGCGCTTCCTCGCCGCCAGCCAGGCCTACCTCGACGCCGTCGCCGCGCAGGTCAAGCCGAAGCTCAACCGCAACGGCGGCCCCATCATCGCCGTGCAGGTCGAGAACGAATACGGCTCCTACAACGACGACCACGCCTACATGCAGGCCAACCGCGCCATGTTCGTCAAGGCCGGCTTCGACCAGGCCCTGCTGTTCACCTCCGACGGCGCCGACGTACTCGCCAACGGCACCCTGCCCGACACCCTCGCCGTCGTGAATTTCGCCCCGGGCGAAGCCAAGAGCGCCTTCGACGCCCTGGCCAAGTTCCGCCCCGGCCAACCGCAGATGGTGGGCGAATACTGGGCCGGCTGGTTCGACCAATGGGGCGCCAAGCACGCCGCCACCGATGGCGCCAAGCAGGCCAGCGAATTCGAATGGATCCTGCGCCAGGGCCATTCCGCCAACCTCTACATGTTCGTCGGCGGCACCAGCTTCGGCTTCATGAACGGCGCCAACTTCCAGAAGAACGCCAGCGACCACTACGCCCCGCAGACCACCAGCTACGACTACGACGCCGTGCTGGACGAAGCCGGCCGCCCCACCCCCAAGTTCGCCCTGTTCCGCGACGCCATCGCCCGCGTCACCGGCGTACAACCGCCCGCCCTGCCCAAGCCGATCCGCTTCGCCGAGCTGCCGGCCACCCCGCTGCGCGAATCCGCCTCGCTGTGGGACAACCTGCCCGCGCCGGCCGCCACCACCGACACCCCGCAACCGATGGAGCGCTTCGGCCAGGCCTACGGCTACATCCTCTACCGCACCACCGTCACCGGCCCGCGCAAGGGCAGCCTGTACCTGGGCGACGTGCGCGACTACGCCCGCGTCTACGTGGATCGCCAGTTGGCCGGCAGCGCCGAGCGCCGCCTGCAGCAGGTGGCCGTGGACGTGGACATCCCCGCCGGCCCCCACACCATCGACGTGCTGGTGGAAAACGGCGGCCGCATCAACTACGGCGCCCACCTGGCCGACGGCCGCGCCGGCCTGGTCGATCCCGTCCTGCTCGACGGCAAGCCGCTGACCGGCTGGCAGACCTTCCCACTGCCGATGGACGACCCAAGCAAGCTCACCGGCTGGACCACCGCCAAGGTCGACGGCCCCGCCTTCCACCGCGGCACCGTCAAGATCGGCACGCCCACCGATACCTTCCTGGACATGCAGGCCTTCGGCAAAGGCTTCGCCTGGGCCAACGGCCATAACCTGGGGCGGCATTGGAACATCGGGCCGCAGCGGGCGTTGTATTTCCCGGCGCCGATGCAGCGTAAGGGCGAGAACAGCGTGATTGTGTTCGATCTGGATAGTGCGGCGAATGCGAGGGTGCGTGGGGTTAAGGGGCAGGTTTGGAGTACGCCGGGTAATTGA
- a CDS encoding DUF1652 domain-containing protein: MALDIVRRAFFPLHCGAEIYDYDERMRINVVNDADESLLKLTDIAKDEFTDSDRLGALLHRLRDDLSHHMGSQLEPWQMPDIKLLAT, from the coding sequence ATGGCTCTCGACATTGTGCGACGAGCTTTTTTCCCGTTGCATTGCGGTGCAGAGATCTATGACTATGACGAGAGGATGCGAATAAACGTCGTGAATGATGCGGATGAAAGTCTGCTCAAACTGACTGATATTGCCAAAGACGAGTTCACCGATTCAGATCGACTTGGCGCCTTACTGCACCGACTCAGAGACGATCTATCTCATCATATGGGTTCCCAGCTTGAGCCTTGGCAGATGCCCGATATCAAGCTGCTCGCAACCTAA
- a CDS encoding YodC family protein — protein sequence MANDIVPGSIVSLKSGGPKMTVAWVEEGDAYCEWFDAKGEPRGQRYALVVLERV from the coding sequence ATGGCGAATGACATTGTTCCGGGATCCATCGTGTCGCTTAAGAGTGGCGGCCCCAAGATGACCGTTGCTTGGGTGGAAGAAGGTGACGCCTACTGCGAGTGGTTTGATGCAAAGGGCGAGCCACGCGGTCAGCGGTACGCTCTTGTCGTGCTTGAGCGTGTCTGA
- a CDS encoding 5'-nucleotidase, protein MPYELDNRLVIGVASSAVFDLGDSDTVFKSHGEEEYRRFQEKNLNVALPKGIAFPFIKRLLSINDLSPDQADPFVEVVLLSRNDPDTGLRVMKTIEHYGLGMTRAIFMQGRSPYEYIPALNIALFLSANKNDVDAAIKAGHPAGQVLDSQFSDDDEDKTLRIAFDFDGVLAGDESESVMQQSGLTEFHAHEVRNVMQAHNPGPLKEFLVRVSKIQSAEEKYKASHPDYENRIRVSIVTARNAPSHERALNTLKKWGVMANDAFFLGGIEKSKILGVLKPHIFFDDQSGHLKSASAVVPSVHIPFGVINQPRLAE, encoded by the coding sequence ATGCCTTACGAACTGGACAACCGGCTGGTGATTGGCGTGGCATCGAGTGCGGTCTTTGACCTAGGGGACTCTGACACCGTTTTTAAGAGCCACGGAGAAGAGGAATACCGCAGGTTTCAAGAGAAGAATCTCAACGTCGCTTTGCCGAAGGGCATCGCCTTCCCTTTTATCAAACGGCTGCTTTCGATCAATGACTTGAGTCCCGACCAAGCAGACCCCTTTGTAGAGGTAGTGCTACTGTCTCGCAACGATCCGGACACCGGACTCCGCGTCATGAAAACCATTGAGCACTACGGGCTCGGCATGACACGGGCCATTTTTATGCAGGGCCGATCTCCTTACGAATACATTCCCGCACTCAACATTGCGCTCTTCCTTTCCGCCAATAAAAATGACGTAGACGCTGCTATCAAAGCGGGACACCCTGCGGGCCAAGTCCTGGATTCGCAGTTCAGCGACGACGACGAAGACAAGACGCTTCGTATCGCGTTCGACTTCGATGGTGTCTTGGCCGGCGACGAATCGGAGTCTGTTATGCAGCAATCTGGTCTAACAGAGTTCCACGCGCACGAAGTTCGGAACGTCATGCAAGCACACAACCCCGGTCCATTGAAGGAGTTTCTCGTCAGGGTGTCGAAGATTCAGTCAGCGGAGGAAAAGTACAAGGCGTCTCACCCAGACTATGAGAATCGCATTCGCGTTTCGATTGTCACGGCTCGAAACGCGCCGTCCCATGAGCGCGCCCTAAATACGCTAAAGAAGTGGGGCGTCATGGCAAACGATGCGTTCTTTCTCGGCGGCATCGAGAAAAGCAAGATTCTTGGGGTACTCAAGCCCCACATATTCTTCGATGATCAGTCTGGCCATCTAAAATCAGCGAGCGCGGTCGTGCCATCTGTCCATATACCATTCGGCGTCATTAACCAGCCGCGGCTGGCCGAGTAA
- a CDS encoding SymE family type I addiction module toxin, which yields MLTPEQVAAAEAADRARASRAPRRPRPPQQCTVGCGHSVNGKRTPALRLGGRWMEELGFTIGSTLRITVRDGQLVVTAAGKD from the coding sequence ATGCTGACGCCCGAACAGGTCGCCGCCGCCGAGGCCGCCGATCGTGCCCGCGCATCGCGCGCACCCCGCCGCCCACGCCCGCCGCAGCAGTGCACCGTCGGCTGCGGCCACTCCGTCAACGGCAAGCGCACGCCGGCGCTGCGCCTGGGCGGCCGCTGGATGGAGGAACTGGGCTTCACCATCGGCAGCACGCTGCGCATCACAGTGCGCGATGGCCAATTGGTGGTCACGGCAGCCGGCAAGGATTGA
- a CDS encoding glycosyltransferase has product MTKVLILSVSAGNGHVRAAQALAAAAHSLAPSCTAVHIDAMANVSGAFRSVYADWYIQLVNRAPELWSYLHQRSDVTPHHAASQRLRRGIERLSTGALLREIRNAKPDAVICTHFLPAELLMRERRNGRLDYPVWLQITDYDLHNMWLVPEMTGYLAANEEVAFRLRARGIPADRVHVTGIPVMPAFSKPDAPALERDACAAALGLEPSHATLLMASGGAGVGDLASMVERALGMASDFQVIAVAGRNAETHARLAALALRHPGRMIAVGFTDEMHKLMAAADLVVTKPGGLTVSECLALGKPMLLISPIPGQEEHNAGFLMEEGAAWLAYDDIGLDYKIERLMADRPKLRTMAACSLALGKPQAAATVLQRVLQSVPA; this is encoded by the coding sequence ATGACCAAAGTTCTGATCCTCAGTGTAAGCGCCGGCAATGGCCACGTGCGCGCAGCGCAGGCGCTCGCTGCCGCCGCACACTCTCTCGCTCCCTCGTGCACGGCTGTACATATCGACGCCATGGCCAATGTGTCAGGGGCGTTCCGCAGTGTCTACGCCGATTGGTACATCCAGCTCGTGAATCGCGCGCCCGAACTCTGGTCGTATCTGCATCAGCGCAGCGACGTCACGCCGCACCACGCGGCGTCGCAGCGCTTGCGCCGCGGCATCGAGCGACTGAGCACCGGCGCGCTGCTGCGCGAGATTCGAAACGCGAAGCCCGATGCCGTGATCTGCACCCATTTCCTGCCGGCCGAGTTGCTGATGCGCGAACGCAGGAACGGTCGCCTCGACTACCCCGTCTGGTTGCAGATCACCGACTACGACCTGCACAACATGTGGCTCGTTCCCGAGATGACCGGCTACCTGGCGGCGAACGAAGAGGTCGCGTTCCGGCTTCGCGCACGCGGCATTCCGGCCGACCGTGTGCACGTCACAGGAATTCCGGTGATGCCGGCATTCTCGAAGCCCGACGCCCCTGCGCTGGAGCGCGACGCTTGCGCGGCCGCCCTGGGGCTGGAGCCATCGCATGCCACGCTTTTGATGGCGTCAGGCGGCGCTGGCGTTGGCGATCTTGCGAGCATGGTCGAACGTGCATTGGGCATGGCAAGCGATTTCCAGGTAATCGCCGTGGCGGGCCGCAATGCCGAAACGCACGCCAGACTGGCGGCGCTGGCGCTTCGCCATCCGGGCCGGATGATTGCGGTGGGCTTCACCGACGAGATGCACAAGCTCATGGCCGCTGCCGATCTGGTCGTCACCAAGCCCGGCGGCCTCACCGTGTCCGAATGCCTGGCGCTGGGCAAGCCGATGCTGCTGATCTCGCCGATCCCTGGCCAAGAAGAACACAACGCAGGCTTCCTGATGGAAGAAGGCGCGGCATGGCTGGCCTACGATGACATTGGCCTCGACTACAAGATCGAACGGTTGATGGCCGATCGGCCGAAATTGCGAACCATGGCCGCGTGCAGCCTTGCGCTCGGCAAGCCCCAGGCCGCAGCGACGGTGCTTCAACGTGTGCTGCAGAGCGTGCCCGCATGA
- a CDS encoding DUF5694 domain-containing protein, which produces MNAHRFFVAALSACLTTLPGLAAAATQAPVAPATVMMLGSFHFENPGRDMVKFKVSDVMSKDNQAYLAGLAARIAAFRPTDVLVECEPSEQANYDAAFARYRDGQSTLPANEVHQIGFRVAKASGIAGVTCFDEGQVGWEADPMFDFIKANDPAMQAAMDATFKDLSARADREQSTLPLHELLRLTNDPARDRENKNLYIRTNAVDAGGSFAGADAAASWWHRNFRMYANVQKAAQPGHRVLVIAGSGHTAILKDLLAIDMQRTAEDVSGYLAP; this is translated from the coding sequence TTGAACGCCCATCGTTTTTTTGTCGCAGCTCTGTCCGCTTGCCTGACCACGTTGCCCGGGCTCGCCGCCGCCGCGACGCAGGCGCCCGTCGCGCCGGCGACTGTGATGATGCTTGGCTCGTTCCACTTCGAGAATCCGGGGCGGGACATGGTGAAGTTCAAGGTCTCCGACGTGATGTCGAAAGACAACCAGGCCTACCTTGCGGGCCTTGCCGCACGGATCGCCGCGTTTCGCCCCACCGACGTACTGGTGGAGTGCGAGCCGTCCGAGCAGGCGAACTACGACGCCGCGTTTGCCCGCTACCGCGACGGTCAGTCGACCCTGCCGGCTAACGAAGTCCACCAGATTGGCTTCCGCGTCGCCAAAGCCTCGGGGATTGCGGGAGTGACGTGCTTCGACGAGGGCCAGGTCGGCTGGGAAGCCGATCCGATGTTCGATTTCATCAAGGCGAACGACCCGGCCATGCAGGCGGCGATGGATGCCACGTTCAAGGATCTTTCCGCGCGCGCCGATCGCGAGCAATCGACGTTGCCGCTGCACGAGCTGCTGCGCCTGACGAACGATCCCGCGCGCGACCGCGAAAACAAGAATCTCTACATCCGCACCAATGCCGTGGATGCCGGTGGCAGCTTTGCCGGTGCCGACGCTGCGGCCAGTTGGTGGCACCGCAACTTCCGCATGTATGCCAACGTGCAGAAGGCCGCCCAACCCGGCCACCGCGTGCTGGTGATTGCTGGATCCGGCCACACCGCGATCCTCAAGGACCTGCTGGCGATCGACATGCAGCGCACTGCCGAGGACGTGAGCGGGTATCTGGCGCCGTAA
- a CDS encoding DUF2251 domain-containing protein, protein MPITVTAESELIVGTALVVEAQAPQDAFVAVFEDDGDTGYFYALDTSAHDNPIQDALHIYNAADVADKETPSEVQIGWSQDSRKVVLLINGYPHAVFDFEAKRGYCRTGFPPAAEDSPWGVHGHAWSDAAVELFA, encoded by the coding sequence ATGCCCATCACCGTCACTGCCGAAAGCGAACTGATCGTCGGCACCGCCCTGGTCGTCGAGGCGCAAGCGCCGCAGGACGCCTTCGTTGCCGTCTTCGAAGACGATGGCGACACCGGCTATTTCTATGCGCTCGACACGTCGGCGCACGACAACCCCATCCAGGACGCCCTGCACATCTACAACGCTGCCGACGTCGCCGACAAAGAAACACCTTCCGAAGTGCAGATCGGCTGGTCCCAGGACAGCAGGAAGGTGGTGCTGCTGATCAACGGCTATCCGCATGCGGTGTTCGATTTCGAGGCAAAGCGCGGTTACTGCCGCACCGGGTTCCCGCCGGCTGCGGAAGACAGCCCGTGGGGTGTGCACGGCCATGCGTGGAGCGATGCCGCCGTGGAGTTGTTCGCGTGA
- a CDS encoding sialidase family protein, with product MLRSLLFPLLSLFAVRAMAAPAPAAPSSAPPSPIVYSEFVNAEAPTAQCHASTLLETRDGLLAAWFGGRHEGADDVGIWVARRNARGWQPAQRVADGAQPQGAPLPAWNPVLFQPARGPLRLFYKIGPDPKRWWGMQITSADGGAHWSAPERLPEGILGPIKNKPVQLATGRILSPSSSEDAGWVAHMEWSDDDGAHWTRGPALNDPARIGAIQPSVLVHADGRVQAIGRSQQNHVFSTWSRDHGRSWEPMTLLDLANPNSGTDAVVLADGRSLLVYNPTEAGKDWWDGRGTLAVALSDDGTHWTRVLTLEDSAKDEFSYPAVIQTRDGLVHISYTWKRTRIKHVVLDPKRLLAAAAKLDGKQ from the coding sequence ATGCTGCGTTCCTTGCTGTTCCCGCTGCTGTCGCTGTTCGCCGTCCGCGCGATGGCCGCCCCTGCGCCGGCCGCGCCGTCGTCGGCCCCGCCCTCGCCCATCGTCTACAGCGAATTCGTCAATGCCGAGGCGCCGACCGCGCAATGCCATGCCTCGACCCTGCTGGAAACCCGTGACGGCCTGCTCGCCGCGTGGTTCGGCGGGCGCCACGAAGGCGCCGACGACGTCGGCATCTGGGTCGCACGCCGCAACGCCCGGGGCTGGCAGCCGGCGCAGCGCGTGGCCGATGGCGCGCAGCCGCAGGGCGCCCCGCTGCCGGCATGGAACCCGGTGCTGTTCCAGCCGGCGCGCGGACCGCTGCGGCTGTTCTACAAGATCGGCCCCGACCCGAAGCGCTGGTGGGGCATGCAGATCACCTCCGCCGATGGCGGCGCGCACTGGTCCGCGCCCGAGCGCCTGCCCGAGGGCATCCTCGGCCCGATCAAGAACAAACCGGTGCAACTGGCGACGGGGCGCATCCTCAGCCCCAGCAGCAGCGAGGATGCCGGCTGGGTCGCGCACATGGAGTGGTCCGACGACGACGGCGCGCACTGGACCCGCGGCCCGGCACTGAACGACCCGGCGCGGATCGGCGCGATCCAGCCCAGCGTGCTGGTGCATGCCGACGGCCGCGTGCAGGCGATCGGCCGCAGCCAGCAGAACCACGTGTTCAGCACCTGGTCGCGCGACCACGGCCGCAGTTGGGAACCGATGACCTTGCTCGACCTGGCCAACCCCAACTCCGGCACCGATGCCGTGGTGCTGGCCGACGGCCGCTCGCTGCTGGTCTACAACCCCACCGAAGCGGGCAAGGACTGGTGGGACGGCCGCGGCACGCTGGCGGTGGCCCTGTCCGACGACGGCACCCACTGGACCCGCGTCCTGACGCTGGAAGACAGCGCCAAGGACGAATTCTCCTATCCGGCGGTGATCCAGACCCGCGATGGCCTGGTGCACATCAGCTACACCTGGAAACGGACACGCATTAAGCACGTGGTGCTGGATCCGAAGCGGCTGCTTGCTGCTGCAGCGAAGCTTGATGGCAAGCAATGA